One stretch of Longimicrobium sp. DNA includes these proteins:
- a CDS encoding inositol monophosphatase family protein: MTTGAAPGAPFAAELAAALAAAAGAAALVAARAGADQVREKERADLVTAVDEAAERLIGERLRAAFPDDRLVGEELSSAAVADGRRWIVDPVDGTTNFVHGHPFVAVSIALADDAGPAVGVVHAPFLGEVFHAVRGGGAFLNGEPMRVSRVDAFARSLLATGFPFKQGKGDLDAYMLLVADAVRSTHDVRRAGSAALDLAFVAAGRVEGFFEVGLAPWDVAAGMLLVAEAGGRVTGWPGDAEPPLATGRILASNGLVHAELEALAARHVGKL, translated from the coding sequence GTGACCACGGGCGCCGCACCGGGCGCCCCCTTCGCCGCCGAGCTGGCGGCGGCGCTCGCCGCGGCGGCAGGAGCGGCGGCGCTGGTGGCCGCGCGCGCGGGGGCCGACCAGGTGCGCGAGAAGGAGCGCGCCGACCTGGTGACCGCGGTGGACGAGGCGGCGGAGCGGCTGATCGGAGAACGCCTGCGCGCCGCCTTCCCGGACGACCGGCTGGTGGGCGAGGAGCTGTCGTCGGCGGCGGTCGCGGACGGCCGGCGCTGGATCGTGGACCCGGTGGACGGGACCACGAACTTCGTGCACGGGCACCCGTTCGTGGCGGTGAGCATCGCGCTGGCGGACGACGCGGGGCCGGCGGTGGGGGTGGTCCACGCGCCGTTCCTGGGCGAGGTGTTCCACGCGGTGCGCGGCGGCGGCGCCTTCCTGAACGGAGAGCCGATGCGGGTGAGCCGCGTGGACGCCTTCGCCCGCTCGCTGCTGGCGACGGGCTTCCCCTTCAAGCAGGGGAAGGGCGACCTGGACGCCTACATGCTGCTGGTGGCCGACGCGGTGCGCAGCACGCACGACGTGCGGCGCGCCGGGAGCGCGGCGCTGGACCTGGCGTTCGTGGCGGCGGGGCGGGTGGAGGGCTTCTTCGAGGTGGGGCTGGCGCCGTGGGACGTGGCGGCGGGGATGCTGCTGGTGGCCGAGGCGGGCGGCCGCGTCACCGGCTGGCCGGGCGACGCGGAGCCGCCGCTCGCCACGGGACGCATCCTGGCCAGCAACGGCCTGGTGCACGCGGAGCTGGAGGCGCTCGCGGCGCGGCACGTGGGGAAGCTGTGA